One stretch of Thalassovita sp. DNA includes these proteins:
- the gyrB gene encoding DNA topoisomerase (ATP-hydrolyzing) subunit B, with translation MSDTEQNSQEYGADSIKVLKGLEAVRKRPGMYIGDTDDGSGLHHMVYEVVDNGIDEALAKHADFVHVKIHADSSVSVRDNGRGIPVDIHEEEGVSAAEVIMTQLHAGGKFDSNSYKVSGGLHGVGVSVVNALSVWLELRIWRNGKEHWAKFEHGECTEHLRVVGDADGQKGTEVRFLASTDTFSNLEYSFETLEKRLRELAFLNSGVRIILEDERPAEALRTELYYDGGVKEFVKYLDRSKTSLMEDPIYVRGEKDDIGVELAMWWNDSYHETVLPFTNNIPQRDGGTHLAGFRGALTRTLSKYAQDNGIGKKEKVSFTGDDAREGLTCVLSVKVPDPKFSSQTKDKLVSSEVRPAVESLAGEKLAEWFEENPNTAKMIVSKIIEAALAREAARKARELTRRKTAMDVNFLAGKLKDCSEKDPSKTEVFLVEGDSAGGSAQTGRDRQTQAILPLKGKILNVERARFDRMLSSQEIGNLVMALGTGIGRDEFNLDKLRYHKIVIMTDADVDGAHIRTLLLTFFYRQMPELIEAGHLFIAQPPLYKVSRGKSEVYLKDQAAMDEYLIDQGIQDTVLKLGTGMEIAGADLKRVVEEARSLKRLLDAFPTHYPRHILEQAAIAGAFVPGAVDADLQGVADKVAKRLDDIALEYERGWQGRITQDHGIRLARILRGVEEVRTLDGPMLRSGEARKTGSFTQSLQEIYTLPATLMRKDRSVLIHGPLDLLNAILKEGEKGLSLQRYKGLGEMNPDQLWETTLDPEARTLLQVQVEDMTEADDIFTKLMGDVVEPRREFIQQNALSVENLDF, from the coding sequence ATGTCCGACACCGAGCAAAATTCGCAGGAATACGGCGCAGATTCCATCAAGGTTCTCAAGGGCTTGGAAGCAGTGCGCAAACGCCCCGGCATGTACATCGGGGACACCGATGACGGTTCGGGCCTGCATCACATGGTTTATGAGGTCGTGGACAACGGCATCGATGAGGCGCTGGCCAAACACGCGGACTTTGTCCATGTGAAAATCCACGCCGACAGTTCGGTTTCCGTGCGCGACAACGGCCGTGGGATTCCGGTGGATATCCACGAAGAAGAAGGCGTTTCAGCGGCCGAGGTCATCATGACCCAGCTGCACGCCGGTGGTAAGTTTGACAGCAACTCCTACAAGGTGTCCGGCGGTCTGCACGGTGTGGGCGTTTCGGTTGTGAACGCGCTGTCGGTCTGGCTGGAACTGCGCATCTGGCGCAACGGCAAGGAACACTGGGCCAAGTTCGAACACGGCGAATGCACCGAACATCTGCGTGTTGTTGGCGATGCGGATGGCCAGAAGGGCACCGAGGTGCGCTTCCTTGCCTCCACCGATACCTTCTCGAACCTCGAATATTCGTTTGAGACGCTGGAAAAGCGTCTGCGCGAACTGGCCTTCCTGAACTCCGGCGTGCGGATCATCCTGGAAGATGAGCGCCCCGCCGAAGCGCTGCGCACTGAGCTCTACTATGACGGTGGTGTAAAAGAGTTTGTGAAATACCTCGACCGTTCCAAAACCTCCCTGATGGAGGATCCGATCTATGTGCGCGGTGAGAAGGACGATATCGGCGTTGAACTGGCGATGTGGTGGAATGACAGCTACCACGAAACCGTTCTGCCCTTTACCAACAACATACCGCAGCGCGACGGCGGCACCCACCTGGCGGGTTTCCGCGGCGCGCTGACCCGGACCCTGTCAAAATACGCGCAGGACAACGGCATCGGCAAAAAGGAAAAGGTCAGCTTCACCGGCGATGACGCCCGCGAAGGCCTGACCTGCGTTCTGTCGGTGAAAGTGCCGGATCCCAAATTCTCGTCCCAGACCAAGGACAAGCTGGTTTCGTCTGAGGTGCGCCCGGCGGTGGAATCCCTTGCTGGCGAAAAACTTGCCGAGTGGTTTGAGGAAAACCCAAACACCGCCAAGATGATCGTCTCCAAGATCATTGAGGCCGCGCTGGCCCGCGAAGCCGCCCGTAAAGCGCGCGAGCTGACCCGCCGCAAAACCGCAATGGATGTGAACTTCCTGGCCGGTAAGCTGAAAGACTGTTCGGAAAAAGATCCGTCCAAAACCGAAGTCTTCCTGGTCGAGGGTGACTCGGCCGGTGGTTCTGCGCAGACCGGACGTGACCGTCAGACCCAAGCCATTCTGCCCCTGAAAGGTAAGATCCTGAACGTGGAACGCGCGCGGTTTGACCGGATGCTCTCCAGTCAGGAGATCGGCAACCTCGTGATGGCGCTGGGTACCGGCATTGGCCGGGATGAGTTCAATCTGGACAAGCTGCGCTACCACAAGATCGTCATCATGACCGATGCGGACGTCGACGGCGCCCACATCCGGACCCTGCTGTTGACCTTCTTCTACCGTCAGATGCCCGAGCTGATCGAAGCAGGTCACCTGTTCATTGCGCAGCCGCCGCTTTACAAGGTCAGCCGCGGCAAGTCTGAGGTCTATCTGAAAGATCAGGCCGCGATGGACGAATATCTGATCGATCAGGGCATTCAGGACACCGTGCTGAAGCTGGGCACTGGCATGGAAATCGCCGGCGCCGATCTGAAGCGTGTTGTCGAAGAGGCGCGCAGCCTGAAACGTCTGCTGGATGCCTTCCCCACCCATTACCCGCGCCACATTCTGGAACAGGCCGCCATTGCCGGCGCCTTTGTCCCCGGTGCGGTGGATGCGGACCTGCAAGGCGTGGCCGATAAGGTTGCCAAACGTCTGGACGATATCGCGCTGGAATATGAACGTGGCTGGCAGGGCCGGATCACCCAGGATCACGGCATCCGTCTGGCCCGTATTCTGCGCGGCGTTGAAGAGGTGCGCACGCTGGACGGTCCGATGCTGCGTTCGGGCGAAGCTCGCAAAACCGGCAGCTTCACCCAAAGCTTGCAGGAGATTTACACCCTACCTGCAACCCTGATGCGCAAGGATCGGTCGGTGCTGATCCACGGCCCGCTGGATCTGCTGAACGCGATCCTGAAAGAGGGTGAAAAAGGCCTGTCGCTGCAGCGCTACAAAGGTCTGGGGGAGATGAACCCGGATCAGCTGTGGGAGACCACGCTGGACCCCGAAGCGCGCACCCTGCTGCAGGTTCAGGTTGAGGATATGACCGAGGCGGACGACATCTTTACCAAGCTGATGGGCGATGTGGTGGAACCCCGCCGCGAATTCATCCAGCAAAACGCGCTGAGCGTGGAAAACCTGGATTTCTAA
- a CDS encoding nucleoside-diphosphate sugar epimerase/dehydratase produces MAIDLLVAPLSLLLTLFLLQSLSQMLQQPVALLTLLVFASLFCASTANVLGLHRLSLNAYESSGILRSCLVAALVAVACSSLSFVTDTGLPTALFAVFAMVLLIGIAMSRLLLRQLVLAIYRTGPGRTRLIIYGAGQTGLQLAAALRAGDDVELVAFVDDNPKLQSLTLMGAAVYASSRIEDLVNRKEVNRVVLAMPSATPSTHAKIAMRLRRYGCEVHTLPSFADLLTDVDLSKRYSPVPIDELLGRTGLDEDLPAVSHAYQGHRLLVTGAGGSIGSELCRQLVACRPSHLVLLDHSELALYSIEKELQSIAPDLPITAILGSVCDRKMMESLLQQNQIEVVLHAAAYKHVPMVEKNEIAGLQNNVMGTKTLADAARLAGVERFILVSSDKAVRPTNIMGASKRLAEMAVQDLATRSDGTMFSMVRFGNVMGSSGSVIPLFEEQIARGGPVTLTHNDVARYFMTISEAARLVLLAGTFSRGGDVFVLDMGDLVPIRRLARQMIEGAGFEVRDEGNPDGDVEIKVTGLRPGEKLIEELLISPDMLTTPHPKILRAQEGLLSEIEIATALKDLRLAIEENDASAARDVIKRWVETQEEADREGTTNAP; encoded by the coding sequence ATGGCGATTGATCTGTTGGTCGCGCCGCTCTCTCTGCTGCTTACCCTTTTCCTGCTTCAGTCTTTGAGCCAGATGCTGCAGCAACCCGTTGCGTTGCTGACACTGTTGGTTTTCGCCTCGCTCTTTTGCGCCAGCACCGCCAATGTTCTTGGTCTGCACCGGCTCAGCCTGAATGCTTATGAATCTTCTGGCATTCTGCGCAGCTGTTTGGTGGCCGCGCTTGTCGCTGTGGCCTGTTCAAGCCTGAGTTTTGTCACAGACACCGGCCTACCGACCGCGCTATTTGCTGTTTTTGCGATGGTATTGCTCATCGGGATCGCGATGAGCCGTCTGTTGCTGCGCCAGTTGGTTCTTGCCATCTATCGCACCGGACCCGGCCGCACCCGGTTGATCATCTACGGCGCGGGCCAGACCGGTCTGCAGCTGGCCGCGGCCCTGCGCGCCGGCGATGACGTGGAGCTTGTGGCTTTTGTCGACGACAATCCCAAACTTCAGAGCCTGACCCTGATGGGGGCTGCGGTTTACGCCTCCAGCCGGATTGAAGATCTGGTCAACCGCAAGGAGGTCAACCGCGTGGTGCTGGCCATGCCCTCAGCCACCCCATCGACCCACGCCAAAATCGCCATGCGCCTGCGCCGTTATGGCTGTGAGGTGCACACGCTGCCGTCCTTTGCGGATCTTCTGACCGATGTGGATCTGTCCAAACGCTACAGCCCCGTCCCCATTGATGAACTGCTGGGTCGTACCGGGCTGGATGAAGATCTGCCCGCCGTGTCGCACGCCTATCAAGGCCACCGTCTGCTGGTCACCGGTGCGGGTGGGTCAATCGGGTCAGAACTCTGCCGCCAATTGGTGGCCTGCCGCCCGTCCCATCTGGTGCTGCTGGATCACTCAGAACTGGCGCTTTATTCGATTGAGAAAGAGCTGCAATCGATCGCCCCGGATCTGCCGATCACCGCCATTTTGGGATCCGTCTGTGATCGGAAGATGATGGAAAGCCTGCTGCAGCAAAACCAAATCGAAGTGGTCCTGCACGCCGCCGCGTACAAACACGTGCCGATGGTGGAAAAGAACGAAATCGCTGGCCTGCAGAACAACGTGATGGGCACCAAAACCCTTGCGGATGCGGCGCGTCTGGCAGGCGTCGAACGCTTCATTCTTGTCAGTTCAGACAAGGCTGTGCGGCCAACGAACATCATGGGCGCCTCCAAACGGTTGGCGGAGATGGCGGTGCAGGATCTGGCCACCCGCAGCGATGGCACCATGTTCTCGATGGTGCGCTTTGGCAATGTGATGGGGTCCTCCGGTTCGGTTATCCCGCTGTTTGAGGAACAGATCGCACGAGGCGGCCCGGTGACACTGACCCACAATGATGTTGCGCGCTATTTCATGACCATTTCCGAGGCCGCGCGTCTGGTGCTGCTGGCCGGCACCTTTTCGCGCGGGGGGGATGTCTTTGTGCTGGATATGGGGGATCTGGTCCCGATCCGCCGACTGGCCCGTCAGATGATCGAAGGCGCCGGTTTTGAAGTCCGCGATGAGGGCAATCCGGACGGTGATGTTGAAATCAAAGTCACCGGCCTGCGCCCCGGTGAAAAACTGATTGAAGAGCTGTTGATCAGCCCCGATATGCTGACCACACCCCACCCGAAAATCCTGCGCGCCCAGGAAGGGTTGTTGTCAGAGATCGAGATTGCCACCGCGCTGAAGGATCTGCGTCTGGCGATTGAGGAAAACGATGCTTCCGCCGCCCGTGACGTGATCAAACGCTGGGTGGAAACACAGGAAGAAGCCGACCGCGAAGGCACCACCAACGCGCCGTAA
- a CDS encoding sugar transferase: MPQRLPIWKRLFDVFFALFLALLLSPVLIGVALWILLRDGRPVFYVSERMRTEKSPFWLWKFRTMKPDAEDRGVTGQDKDTRITATGQFLRRSRLDELPQLLNILRGDMSFVGPRPPLRRYVELYPELYAKVLQNRPGVTGLATAVFHQHEERILATSTSAEETEALYCRRCVPRKARLDLIYQAHLSLWLDLYVLKRTLKK; the protein is encoded by the coding sequence ATGCCGCAGCGCCTGCCGATCTGGAAACGCCTGTTTGATGTCTTCTTTGCCCTCTTTCTGGCGCTCCTGCTGTCGCCAGTGCTGATCGGCGTTGCGCTGTGGATCCTGCTGCGCGACGGGCGGCCGGTGTTTTACGTCTCAGAACGAATGCGCACGGAAAAATCACCGTTCTGGCTGTGGAAGTTCCGCACCATGAAGCCCGATGCCGAAGACCGCGGCGTGACGGGCCAAGACAAAGACACACGCATCACCGCCACAGGCCAGTTTCTGCGCCGCAGCCGGTTGGATGAACTGCCGCAACTGCTGAACATCCTACGTGGGGATATGTCCTTTGTCGGCCCCCGCCCACCGCTGCGCCGCTATGTCGAGCTTTACCCGGAGCTTTACGCCAAGGTTCTGCAAAACCGCCCCGGCGTGACCGGTCTGGCCACAGCTGTTTTCCATCAGCACGAAGAACGCATCCTTGCCACCTCAACCAGCGCCGAAGAGACCGAGGCCCTCTATTGCCGACGCTGCGTACCACGCAAAGCGCGGCTGGACCTGATCTATCAGGCACATCTCTCGCTCTGGTTGGATCTCTACGTCCTAAAACGTACGCTTAAGAAATAA
- a CDS encoding NAD-dependent epimerase/dehydratase family protein, giving the protein MNADPQKRLLVLGATGAVGTLLRQVWSIDPPEHTQVIWQARTAQPGMIPFRPGAATDVFGKVDTVLSLWGGPTDLPANRTLAIEAQRIGAETGADRVLHASSIAAYLPQTGALREEDPLGNSNAYGMAKTEMEQAVQVAPGPRRCCLRLGSVAGAESLARALVEDNLIRLDQFASGHGPLRSYIAPADLAKVVLGLAHLPLNDLPQALNVGATEPIRMEALLAAANRAFHWSPAPETARETAVLDTSLLQSLVPLAPNSSDPAAIVADLHRLGVM; this is encoded by the coding sequence GTGAACGCAGATCCTCAAAAACGTCTGTTGGTTCTGGGGGCAACCGGGGCTGTTGGTACGCTGTTGCGTCAGGTCTGGTCGATTGATCCGCCCGAACACACGCAGGTCATCTGGCAGGCCCGCACCGCACAGCCTGGCATGATCCCGTTTCGCCCCGGTGCGGCGACGGATGTCTTTGGCAAGGTGGATACGGTGCTGTCGCTTTGGGGCGGGCCGACGGATCTGCCCGCCAATCGCACCCTTGCGATCGAAGCTCAACGTATCGGCGCGGAAACCGGGGCCGATCGGGTTTTGCACGCGTCCTCGATTGCGGCCTATCTGCCACAAACCGGTGCGTTGCGTGAAGAAGATCCGCTGGGCAATTCAAACGCCTATGGGATGGCCAAAACCGAAATGGAACAGGCGGTGCAGGTGGCCCCCGGCCCGCGGCGCTGTTGCCTGCGGCTTGGATCTGTCGCCGGCGCCGAAAGCCTGGCCCGCGCGTTGGTCGAGGACAATTTGATCCGGCTGGATCAGTTTGCCTCAGGCCACGGCCCGTTGCGCAGCTATATCGCGCCTGCTGATCTGGCCAAGGTGGTTCTAGGTCTGGCGCATCTGCCCCTCAACGACTTGCCACAGGCGTTGAACGTTGGCGCCACAGAGCCCATCCGGATGGAGGCGCTGCTGGCAGCCGCTAACCGCGCCTTTCACTGGTCACCCGCCCCGGAAACCGCCCGCGAAACCGCGGTGCTGGACACCAGCCTGCTGCAGTCCTTGGTTCCGCTTGCCCCCAACAGCTCTGATCCCGCAGCAATTGTCGCCGACTTGCACCGGCTTGGGGTGATGTAA
- the recF gene encoding DNA replication/repair protein RecF (All proteins in this family for which functions are known are DNA-binding proteins that assist the filamentation of RecA onto DNA for the initiation of recombination or recombinational repair.), with translation MADLALRSLTLSHFRSHKRAEITCDGRPVAIYGANGSGKTNILEAVSLFSPGRGLRRASAEDMTRRPEALGWKLTGLLQRGDQHSEIEIWSEGGAARQLKIDGKSHPQLELAKQARILWLIPSMDRLWIEGAEGRRRFLDRMALSFFPSHGEATLAYEKAMRERNRLLKDQQRDAFWYKALEAQMAEHGAAIHANRLKTLSFIAEAQAQAETAFPTADLELTQSEGEMPETEADLIAAFEESRFRDIAAGRSLVGPHRTDLYGVFAAKGVPARDCSTGEQKALLVSLILANARALAAQIGMPPILLLDEVAAHLDATRLAALYDEICGFGAQAWMTGTGPELFTSLGARAQYLEVRDDVGLSELMQAEGPK, from the coding sequence ATGGCTGATCTTGCACTCCGATCCCTGACGCTATCGCACTTTCGCTCGCACAAGCGGGCGGAGATTACCTGTGATGGCCGTCCCGTGGCGATTTACGGCGCCAATGGATCTGGCAAAACCAACATCCTCGAAGCGGTCTCGCTGTTTTCCCCCGGTCGCGGCCTGCGCCGCGCCTCGGCCGAGGATATGACTCGCCGCCCCGAAGCACTGGGATGGAAGCTGACCGGCCTGTTGCAACGCGGCGACCAGCACTCAGAGATTGAGATTTGGTCAGAAGGCGGCGCGGCACGTCAGCTGAAGATCGACGGTAAATCCCATCCGCAATTGGAACTGGCCAAACAGGCCCGGATTCTCTGGCTGATCCCTTCGATGGATCGCCTCTGGATCGAAGGGGCGGAGGGGCGCAGGCGGTTTCTGGACCGGATGGCGCTGTCTTTCTTTCCCAGCCATGGTGAGGCAACCCTAGCCTATGAAAAAGCCATGCGCGAACGCAATCGGCTGCTAAAGGATCAGCAGCGCGATGCCTTCTGGTACAAGGCGCTAGAGGCGCAGATGGCCGAACATGGCGCGGCCATTCACGCCAATCGCCTGAAAACGCTTTCCTTTATCGCAGAGGCGCAGGCACAGGCAGAAACCGCCTTCCCAACAGCCGATCTGGAACTCACCCAAAGTGAAGGCGAAATGCCGGAAACGGAGGCGGACCTGATCGCCGCCTTTGAGGAAAGCCGTTTCCGTGACATCGCTGCCGGGCGGTCCCTTGTCGGGCCACATCGCACCGATCTTTATGGTGTCTTTGCAGCCAAGGGCGTGCCGGCGCGCGACTGTTCCACCGGAGAACAAAAGGCCTTGCTGGTCTCATTGATCCTAGCCAATGCGCGGGCGCTGGCGGCACAGATCGGCATGCCGCCGATTCTGCTGCTGGATGAGGTCGCAGCGCATCTGGATGCCACCCGACTGGCCGCACTTTACGATGAAATCTGTGGCTTTGGCGCGCAGGCCTGGATGACCGGCACCGGGCCGGAACTGTTTACAAGCCTCGGCGCCCGCGCGCAGTACCTTGAGGTGCGCGATGACGTCGGGCTGTCAGAGCTGATGCAAGCGGAGGGACCGAAGTGA
- the dnaN gene encoding DNA polymerase III subunit beta, translated as MKFSIERGTLLKAVSQAQSVVERRNTIPILANVLIEAEGDTVQFRATDLDIEVVDKATAQVEKAGSTTVSAVTLHEIVRKLPDGALVTLTEDGVAGRLTVEAGRSNFNLATLPKEDFPVMASAEYASNFTAPAPVLRRLFDKSKFAISTEETRYYLNGVYLHVSDSENGKVLRAVATDGHRLARIDADLPMEAGDMPGVIVPRKTVGELRKLLDDDEMLIAVSVSETKIRFATPNITLTSKVIDGTFPDYSRVIPVGNTRKMEVDASEFASAVDRVATVSSERSRAVKMSLEEDRLILSVNAPDSGAAEEELAVAYNDERLEIGFNAKYLLEIASQVDRENAVFMFNSSGDPTLMREGSDTSAVYVVMPMRV; from the coding sequence ATGAAATTCAGCATCGAACGCGGGACGCTTCTGAAGGCCGTCTCTCAGGCGCAGTCGGTTGTGGAACGGCGCAACACCATTCCGATCCTGGCAAACGTCTTGATCGAAGCCGAAGGCGACACGGTGCAGTTCCGCGCCACCGACCTGGACATCGAAGTGGTCGACAAGGCCACTGCACAGGTTGAAAAGGCCGGCTCGACCACGGTTTCGGCTGTTACCCTGCACGAGATTGTTCGCAAACTGCCCGATGGCGCGCTGGTCACCCTGACCGAAGATGGCGTTGCCGGTCGTCTGACCGTTGAGGCGGGCCGCTCCAACTTCAACCTGGCCACCCTGCCCAAGGAAGATTTCCCGGTCATGGCCAGTGCCGAATACGCCAGCAACTTCACCGCGCCCGCGCCGGTGCTGCGCCGCCTGTTCGACAAATCGAAATTCGCCATCTCGACCGAAGAAACCCGGTATTACCTGAACGGTGTTTACCTGCATGTCTCGGACAGCGAAAACGGCAAGGTGCTGCGCGCTGTGGCAACCGACGGTCACCGTCTGGCCCGCATCGACGCCGATCTGCCGATGGAAGCGGGCGACATGCCCGGTGTGATCGTGCCGCGCAAAACCGTGGGTGAGCTGCGCAAGCTGCTGGACGATGACGAGATGCTGATTGCCGTGTCTGTCAGCGAAACCAAAATCCGCTTTGCCACGCCGAACATCACCCTGACCTCCAAGGTCATCGATGGCACCTTCCCCGATTACAGCCGCGTGATCCCCGTGGGCAACACCCGCAAGATGGAAGTGGACGCTTCGGAATTTGCCTCGGCCGTGGACCGGGTGGCCACCGTTTCTTCGGAACGTTCGCGCGCTGTGAAAATGTCGCTGGAAGAGGATCGCCTGATCCTGTCGGTCAACGCACCAGACAGCGGCGCCGCCGAAGAAGAGCTGGCCGTTGCCTATAATGACGAACGCCTGGAGATTGGCTTCAACGCCAAGTACCTGCTGGAAATTGCCAGCCAGGTTGACCGCGAAAACGCTGTCTTCATGTTCAACTCCTCCGGTGACCCGACCCTGATGCGCGAAGGCAGTGACACCTCCGCCGTCTATGTCGTCATGCCGATGCGCGTCTGA
- the dnaA gene encoding chromosomal replication initiator protein DnaA: MTQEQWGQLQNNLLKTVGKNNFATWIEPLEFLEITDGVATFQVPTTFLGNYVSQNFGDLILHKLSEAGEDVRRIHFRVGTSAPRPRVAATQAANHSASPASAAQPVAQPRLAEPDDAAPTSAQTHSVVEATDSAATSQALREELLPGAPLDSRFTFDTFVVGKPNELAHAAARRVAEGGPVTFNPLFLYGGVGLGKTHLMHAIAWELQTKRPDLNVVYLSAEQFMYRFVQALRDRKMMDFKQLFRSVDVLMVDDVQFIAGKDSTQEEFFHTFNALVDQNKQIIISADRAPGEIKDLEERIKSRLQCGLVVDLHPTDYELRLGILQSKVEQHSAQYPGLELAPGVLEFLAHRISTNVRVLEGALTRLFAFASLVGRPITMELTQDCLADVLRASERKITVEEIQRKVSEHYNIRLSDMIGPKRVRTYARPRQIAMYLCKQLTSRSLPEIGRRFGGRDHTTVMHGVKRIEELRQQDGQIAEDLELLRRALEA; encoded by the coding sequence ATGACGCAAGAACAGTGGGGCCAACTTCAAAACAACCTTTTGAAGACAGTGGGAAAGAACAACTTCGCAACCTGGATCGAACCGCTCGAGTTCCTCGAGATCACCGATGGTGTTGCAACCTTTCAGGTCCCGACGACCTTCTTGGGGAATTACGTGTCGCAGAACTTCGGCGACCTGATTCTGCATAAGCTCAGCGAAGCTGGTGAAGACGTGCGACGGATCCATTTCCGTGTTGGCACCTCCGCCCCGCGTCCCCGTGTTGCCGCCACCCAAGCCGCCAACCATTCGGCAAGCCCCGCCAGCGCAGCGCAGCCCGTGGCCCAGCCGCGACTGGCCGAACCCGATGATGCCGCCCCCACCTCTGCACAGACCCATTCCGTAGTTGAAGCCACCGACAGTGCCGCCACCAGCCAGGCCCTGCGCGAAGAGCTCCTGCCAGGCGCGCCGCTGGATTCGCGCTTTACCTTTGACACTTTTGTTGTCGGTAAGCCGAACGAACTGGCCCATGCCGCCGCCCGTCGTGTTGCCGAAGGTGGCCCCGTCACCTTCAACCCGCTGTTCCTTTATGGCGGTGTTGGCCTTGGTAAGACCCACCTGATGCACGCCATCGCTTGGGAACTGCAGACCAAACGCCCGGACCTGAACGTGGTCTACCTGTCGGCGGAACAGTTCATGTACCGCTTCGTGCAAGCGTTGCGCGACCGCAAGATGATGGACTTCAAACAGCTGTTCCGCTCGGTCGACGTGCTGATGGTGGACGATGTGCAGTTCATCGCCGGCAAAGACAGCACCCAGGAAGAGTTCTTCCACACCTTCAACGCGCTGGTGGATCAGAACAAACAGATCATCATCTCGGCTGATCGCGCCCCGGGTGAGATCAAAGACCTGGAAGAGCGCATCAAGTCGCGTCTGCAATGTGGTCTGGTCGTAGACCTGCACCCCACCGACTATGAGCTGCGTCTTGGCATTCTGCAGTCCAAAGTCGAACAGCATTCCGCCCAATATCCCGGTCTGGAACTGGCGCCCGGCGTTCTGGAATTCCTGGCCCATCGCATCAGCACCAACGTTCGTGTGCTGGAAGGAGCGCTGACCCGCCTCTTCGCCTTTGCCTCGCTGGTTGGTCGCCCGATCACCATGGAACTGACGCAGGATTGTCTGGCCGACGTGCTGCGCGCCTCTGAGCGCAAGATCACCGTTGAAGAGATCCAGCGCAAAGTCTCCGAACATTACAACATCCGCCTCAGCGACATGATCGGCCCGAAACGTGTGCGCACCTACGCCCGTCCGCGCCAGATCGCCATGTATCTGTGCAAGCAGCTGACCAGCCGCAGCTTGCCGGAAATCGGCCGTCGCTTCGGGGGCCGGGACCACACCACCGTCATGCACGGGGTGAAACGCATCGAGGAACTGCGCCAGCAGGACGGTCAGATCGCCGAAGATCTGGAACTGCTGCGCCGCGCGCTGGAAGCGTAA
- the rpsT gene encoding 30S ribosomal protein S20, whose product MANSPQAKKRARQNETRFAVNKARRSRIRTFLRKVEEAIASGDKEAATAALRACQPELMRGVTKGVFHKNTAARKMSRLAARVKALG is encoded by the coding sequence ATGGCAAATTCGCCTCAGGCAAAAAAACGCGCCCGTCAGAACGAAACCCGTTTTGCTGTAAACAAAGCACGTCGTTCGCGCATCCGCACCTTCCTGCGTAAAGTTGAGGAAGCCATTGCTTCCGGTGACAAAGAAGCCGCAACCGCCGCTCTGCGCGCGTGCCAACCTGAGCTGATGCGCGGCGTCACCAAAGGTGTCTTCCACAAGAACACCGCAGCACGCAAAATGTCCCGCCTCGCCGCACGCGTGAAGGCACTGGGCTAA
- a CDS encoding enoyl-CoA hydratase, whose product MAYETIIVEVEDHIALVKLNRPDAMNALNAQLLSELADAMKSAQANDKVRCIVLTGNEKAFAAGADIKMMSEKTYTDVFTEDLFGPECAEVTKVRKPVIAAVSGYALGGGCELAMMCDFIICSDTAKFGQPEVNLGVMAGIGGTQRLTRAIGKAKAMDMNLTGRFMDAEEAERAGLVSRIVPAKKLMDEAMGAAAKIAEKSMISVMAIKESVNQSFEVPLADGLLFERRLFHSMFATEDQSEGMAAFIDKRTPQFRDK is encoded by the coding sequence ATGGCCTATGAGACGATCATCGTCGAAGTAGAAGACCACATCGCGCTGGTGAAACTGAATCGCCCCGATGCAATGAATGCGCTGAACGCGCAGTTGCTGAGCGAGCTTGCCGACGCGATGAAATCGGCCCAAGCCAACGACAAGGTGCGCTGCATCGTGCTGACCGGCAATGAGAAGGCTTTCGCAGCCGGTGCCGACATCAAAATGATGAGCGAAAAGACCTACACCGATGTCTTCACCGAGGATCTGTTTGGTCCCGAATGTGCTGAGGTGACCAAGGTTCGCAAACCGGTGATTGCAGCTGTGTCCGGCTATGCGCTGGGCGGCGGCTGTGAACTGGCGATGATGTGTGACTTCATCATCTGTTCGGACACCGCCAAGTTTGGCCAGCCCGAGGTGAACCTGGGCGTGATGGCCGGCATCGGTGGCACCCAGCGTCTGACACGCGCCATTGGCAAGGCCAAGGCGATGGACATGAACCTGACCGGCCGCTTCATGGATGCCGAAGAGGCTGAGCGTGCTGGGCTGGTAAGCCGCATCGTGCCCGCTAAGAAGCTGATGGACGAAGCGATGGGCGCCGCTGCCAAAATCGCTGAGAAGTCGATGATCTCGGTGATGGCGATCAAGGAATCGGTGAACCAATCGTTCGAAGTGCCGCTGGCCGATGGCCTGCTTTTCGAACGTCGCCTGTTCCATTCGATGTTTGCCACCGAAGATCAATCCGAAGGCATGGCCGCCTTCATCGACAAGCGCACCCCGCAGTTCCGCGACAAGTAA